A window of the Hordeum vulgare subsp. vulgare chromosome 5H, MorexV3_pseudomolecules_assembly, whole genome shotgun sequence genome harbors these coding sequences:
- the LOC123399422 gene encoding ammonium transporter 3 member 2, with protein sequence MSVPVAYQGNTSAAVADWLNKGDNAWQLTASTLVGLMSVPGMVVLYGGVVKKKWAVNSAFMALYAFAAVWICWVVWAYNMSFGEELLPFWGKAGPALDQAFLVGRASLPATAHYHADGTLETAMVEPFFPMATVVYFQCVFAAITLILVAGSLLGRMSFLAWMLFVPLWLTFSYTVGAFSVWGGGFLFQWGVIDYCGGYVIHIPAGVAGFTAAYWVGPRTKKDRENFPPNNILFALTGAGLLWMGWAGFNGGGPYAANVDSSMAILNTNICTAASLIVWTCLDAVFFKKPSVVGAVQAVITGLVCITPGAGVVQGWAALVMGVLAGSIPWYTMMVLHKRSKLLQRVDDTLGVIHTHGVAGLLGGILTGLFAEPNLCNLFLPVTNSRGAFYGGVGGAQLGKQIVGALFVIGWNVVVTSIICVVIRLVVPLRMPEEKLAVGDDAVHGEEAYALWGDGELYDDTKHSAAVAPV encoded by the exons ATGTCGGTGCCGGTGGCGTACCAGGGGAACACGTCGGCGGCGGTGGCCGACTGGCTGAACAAGGGCGACAACGCGTGGCAGCTGACGGCGTCCACGCTGGTGGGCCTCATGAGCGTGCCGGGCATGGTGGTGCTGTACGGCGGCGTGGTGAAGAAGAAGTGGGCCGTCAACTCCGCCTTCATGGCGCTCTACGCCTTCGCCGCCGTCTGGATCTGCTGGGTCGTCTGGGCCTACAACATGTCCTTCGGCGAGGAGCTGCTCCCGTTCTGGGGCAAGGCTGGCCCGGCGCTCGACCAGGCCTTCCTCGTCGGCCGCGCCTCCCTGCCCGCCACGGCGCACTACCACGCCGACGGCACGCTAGAGACGGCCATGGTGGAGCCGTTTTTCCCGATGGCCACCGTCGTCTACTTCCAGTGCGTGTTCGCGGCCATCACGCTCATCCTGGTGGCGGGGTCGCTGCTGGGCCGCATGAGCTTCCTGGCGTGGATGCTCTTCGTGCCGCTCTGGCTCACCTTCTCCTACACCGTCGGCGCCTTCTCCGTGTGGGGCGGCGGCTTCCTCTTCCAGTGGGGCGTCATCGATTACTGCGGCGGCTACGTCATCCACATCCCCGCCGGAGTCGCCGGCTTCACCGCCGCATACTGGGTCGGGCCAAGGACAAAGAAGGACAGGGAGAACTTCCCGCCAAACAACATCCTGTTCGCGCTCACCGGCGCCGGGCTGCTGTGGATGGGGTGGGCAGGGTTCAACGGCGGCGGGCCGTACGCGGCCAACGTCGACTCGTCCATGGCCATCCTCAACACCAACATCTGCACGGCGGCGAGCCTCATCGTGTGGACCTGCCTCGACGCCGTCTTCTTCAAGAAGCCCTCCGTGGTCGGCGCCGTCCAGGCCGTGATCACCGGACTCGTCTGCATCACGCCAGGCGCTG GTGTGGTGCAGGGATGGGCGGCGCTGGTGATGGGCGTGCTGGCTGGCAGCATACCGTGGTACACCATGATGGTGCTCCACAAGCGCTCCAAGCTCCTCCAACGCGTCGACGACACCCTCGGCGTCATCCATACCCACGGCGTCGCCGGCCTGCTAGGCGGCATCCTCACAGGCCTCTTCGCCGAGCCGAACCTCTGCAATCTATTCCTTCCCGTCACAAACTCTCGGGGCGCCTTCTATGGTGGTGTCGGCGGGGCTCAGCTTGGGAAGCAGATCGTCGGAGCACTCTTCGTGATCGGGTGGAACGTGGTCGTCACGTCCATTATCTGTGTCGTCATCCGGCTAGTTGTTCCATTGCGCATGCCTGAGGAGAAGCTCGCCGTTGGTGACGATGCCGTGCACGGCGAGGAGGCCTACGCGTTGTGGGGTGACGGCGAG